From Candidatus Methylacidiphilales bacterium, one genomic window encodes:
- the ntrB gene encoding nitrate ABC transporter permease: protein MKKIQPEIFILPLLGIMVILASWWFISSHFASDLPSPHATWKDSLPYLKHPFAYRGEMDQGILRFTWLSLILVMKGYLLAIILGVPLGFCLGLSRRFTRAFDPIIQVVRPVSPLAWLPLGFVLFLSAGSMASEYAALFTIALCSMWPTVMNTAVGVRSVPQDYLNVAKVLKLSPLKTLFKVLFPATLPYMFTGFRLSLGIAWLVIVAAEMLTGRPGIGGFLWQEYNSLVYSHIILCIIVIGVVGYILDRLMSFLESRFRTA from the coding sequence ATGAAAAAAATCCAGCCTGAAATCTTCATTCTGCCGTTGCTTGGCATCATGGTGATCCTGGCAAGCTGGTGGTTTATAAGCTCCCATTTCGCATCGGACCTTCCATCGCCTCATGCCACATGGAAGGACAGTCTTCCCTACCTCAAGCATCCCTTCGCCTACCGCGGCGAAATGGACCAGGGAATTCTGCGCTTTACGTGGCTGTCTCTGATTCTGGTAATGAAGGGATATCTTCTGGCCATCATCCTCGGTGTACCGCTTGGATTTTGCCTCGGATTGTCCCGCCGCTTCACCCGGGCCTTCGATCCCATCATCCAGGTGGTGCGCCCGGTTTCGCCTCTGGCCTGGCTGCCGCTGGGTTTTGTTCTCTTCCTTTCAGCCGGGAGCATGGCATCTGAATATGCGGCGCTGTTCACCATCGCCCTTTGTTCCATGTGGCCCACGGTGATGAACACTGCGGTGGGGGTCCGTTCCGTGCCTCAGGATTACCTCAACGTCGCAAAGGTGTTGAAGCTCTCCCCGCTCAAAACCCTGTTCAAAGTCCTTTTCCCCGCGACCTTGCCCTACATGTTCACCGGATTCCGCCTGAGTCTTGGCATCGCCTGGTTGGTGATCGTGGCGGCGGAAATGTTGACCGGGCGTCCGGGTATCGGCGGCTTCCTCTGGCAGGAATACAACAGCCTGGTCTATTCCCACATCATTCTTTGCATCATCGTCATCGGGGTTGTCGGCTACATCCTCGACCGCCTCATGAGCTTCCTCGAAAGCCGTTTCCGCACAGCCTAA
- a CDS encoding ABC transporter ATP-binding protein: MPLLQLQSVSKSFGPPDKSSAVLHDINLSIEEGEFVAIIGYSGSGKTTLISMIAGLLAPDSGKILLNGQPITGPGPDRGIVFQNYSLLPWLTVYENVHLAVDQVFPQWTSEKKKQHTEHFIRMVNLSDAVDKKPGALSGGMRQRVSVARALAADPKVLLLDEPLSALDALTRATLQDEIGRIREASNKTVVLITNDVDEGLLLADRIIPLTRGPGATLGPSIPVPIARPRDRAALNHDPLFKKIRAEVIDFLLQCKAREITNITRTLVLPDIEPEDLETPDFFARRRGPIRRSEIKREAVQA, encoded by the coding sequence ATGCCACTGCTCCAATTACAATCGGTCAGCAAAAGCTTCGGCCCTCCGGACAAATCGAGTGCCGTTCTTCACGATATCAACCTCTCCATTGAGGAAGGCGAGTTCGTGGCCATTATCGGCTATTCCGGCTCCGGCAAAACCACGCTGATCTCGATGATTGCCGGGTTGCTGGCTCCAGACAGCGGAAAAATCCTGCTGAATGGACAGCCCATCACCGGCCCCGGGCCGGATCGCGGCATTGTTTTTCAAAACTATTCCCTGCTGCCCTGGCTCACGGTTTACGAGAATGTCCATCTCGCCGTGGACCAGGTTTTCCCGCAATGGACCTCGGAGAAAAAGAAACAGCACACGGAACATTTCATCCGCATGGTCAATCTGTCCGATGCCGTGGACAAAAAACCGGGAGCCCTCTCAGGCGGCATGCGCCAACGCGTTTCTGTCGCCCGCGCCCTGGCCGCCGATCCCAAGGTCCTTCTGCTTGACGAGCCCTTGAGCGCCCTCGACGCACTCACGCGCGCGACCTTGCAGGATGAAATCGGGCGCATCCGCGAAGCCAGCAACAAAACCGTGGTGCTCATCACCAACGATGTGGACGAGGGCCTGCTGCTGGCCGACCGCATCATTCCGCTTACGCGGGGGCCTGGCGCCACCCTGGGCCCTTCCATTCCCGTTCCCATTGCCCGGCCGCGCGACCGTGCCGCTCTCAACCATGATCCCTTGTTCAAAAAAATCCGCGCCGAGGTCATCGATTTTCTGCTGCAATGCAAAGCCCGGGAAATCACCAATATCACGCGAACTCTCGTCCTGCCGGATATTGAACCCGAAGACCTTGAAACTCCGGACTTTTTCGCGCGGCGCCGGGGGCCGATCCGCCGCAGTGAAATCAAACGGGAGGCCGTCCAGGCCTGA
- a CDS encoding CmpA/NrtA family ABC transporter substrate-binding protein codes for MKKLPAKTSSKKTETPMTRRAFLGTTGKGLTLATLASGLPLGWVGAVYASDAPEVDEMKIGIIALTDCSPFVVAHEKGFFKKYGIKSTIAKQASWAAIRDGLSGGTIQATHMLIGMPFASTMGLLGSPRKPMVCPWLVNRNGQGITLSNKYKGKVKDDPKALKPFVDEAKGKGSPLTFAMTFPPGTHAMWMRYYLGAGNIHPDKDVALITIPPPQMVQNMKIGKMDGYCVGEPWNLRAIEEGIGYTAIPTQKIWKNHPEKVCAFLEEFAEKHPKTVKAFLKALHDAGVWLDSMDNRSEACDIVSQPNYINCPKEIILERMLGIYKYGDGRQEKDPDYMIFSDRNCNYPQTKYGVWWLSQFRRWGMVEGAPDYAGLPTKVLRPDIYEAAMKEINYTHGGANNSPDTLFDGVTFNPAEPEAYAKGFAVNSLKG; via the coding sequence ATGAAAAAACTACCTGCAAAAACCTCCTCTAAAAAAACAGAAACACCGATGACGCGGCGCGCATTCCTTGGCACAACCGGCAAGGGCTTGACCCTGGCGACGCTGGCCTCCGGCCTGCCTTTGGGCTGGGTCGGCGCCGTCTATGCCAGCGATGCACCCGAAGTTGACGAGATGAAAATCGGCATCATTGCCCTGACAGATTGCTCGCCGTTCGTCGTTGCCCACGAAAAAGGCTTCTTCAAAAAATATGGCATCAAATCGACCATTGCGAAGCAGGCCAGTTGGGCCGCCATCCGGGACGGACTTTCCGGCGGCACCATCCAGGCAACGCACATGCTCATCGGCATGCCGTTTGCCTCCACGATGGGGCTGCTGGGCTCGCCCAGGAAACCCATGGTCTGTCCGTGGCTGGTTAACCGCAACGGCCAGGGCATTACCCTCTCCAATAAATATAAAGGCAAAGTCAAAGACGATCCCAAGGCGCTGAAACCGTTTGTGGATGAAGCCAAGGGCAAGGGTTCACCCCTGACCTTTGCCATGACTTTCCCGCCCGGCACGCACGCCATGTGGATGCGCTATTACCTTGGCGCTGGAAACATCCATCCCGACAAGGATGTCGCCCTCATCACCATACCGCCTCCGCAGATGGTGCAGAACATGAAGATCGGGAAGATGGACGGCTATTGCGTCGGCGAGCCGTGGAACCTGCGCGCGATTGAGGAGGGCATCGGCTATACGGCCATTCCCACACAAAAAATCTGGAAAAATCACCCGGAAAAAGTCTGCGCATTCCTGGAGGAATTCGCGGAAAAGCATCCCAAGACCGTCAAAGCCTTCCTGAAAGCGCTTCACGATGCCGGTGTTTGGCTCGACAGCATGGATAATCGTTCCGAGGCCTGCGACATCGTCTCCCAGCCCAACTACATCAATTGCCCGAAGGAAATCATCCTGGAGCGCATGCTCGGCATCTATAAATATGGCGACGGCCGCCAGGAAAAAGATCCGGATTACATGATCTTCAGCGACCGCAACTGCAACTATCCCCAGACCAAATACGGTGTGTGGTGGCTCAGCCAGTTCCGCCGCTGGGGCATGGTCGAAGGCGCGCCCGATTACGCGGGACTTCCGACGAAGGTCTTGCGGCCCGACATCTATGAAGCCGCGATGAAGGAAATCAATTACACGCACGGTGGCGCCAACAACTCGCCCGACACCTTGTTCGACGGTGTGACCTTCAACCCCGCGGAGCCGGAGGCTTACGCCAAGGGCTTTGCCGTCAACAGCCTGAAAGGATAG